Proteins found in one Candidatus Hydrogenedentota bacterium genomic segment:
- a CDS encoding ACT domain-containing protein has product MKITQLSLFLENKPAHLKVPCRALADAGISIMTLSLADTEQFGILRMIVRDWKKAKDVLEKAGCVVNTTEVVAVEVEDRPGGLADLLDVIDKADINIEYMYAFTFGREGKAIMVFRFEDPDSAVAKLQTAGVGVVESVSLYSRGK; this is encoded by the coding sequence ATGAAGATCACGCAACTATCCTTGTTCCTCGAAAACAAGCCGGCACACCTCAAGGTCCCCTGCCGGGCCCTGGCCGACGCCGGCATTTCCATCATGACCCTCTCCCTTGCCGATACCGAGCAGTTCGGAATCCTTCGCATGATCGTGCGCGATTGGAAGAAAGCCAAGGACGTACTCGAAAAGGCCGGATGTGTGGTCAACACCACCGAGGTAGTCGCCGTCGAGGTCGAAGACCGGCCCGGCGGTCTCGCCGACCTCCTCGATGTCATCGATAAAGCCGATATCAACATCGAGTACATGTATGCCTTCACATTCGGACGCGAAGGCAAGGCCATCATGGTCTTCCGATTCGAAGACCCCGACAGTGCGGTCGCAAAACTCCAGACCGCGGGCGTCGGCGTCGTCGAAAGCGTCTCCCTCTATTCGCGCGGCAAATAA
- a CDS encoding phenylacetate--CoA ligase → MKTEKYVCGGGFHPASAPDYLPERQLRELQLARLKFIVKRSYENVPFHRQRMEQKGVTPDDIKSIEDIAKLHFTMKDDLRDAYPFGLFASPMEDVVRLHASSGTTGKPTVVAYTQEDIDVWASVVVRSLACCGCRRGDIVQNAYGYGLFTGGLGLHYGAEAMGASVIPISGGNTDRQIMIMKDFGSNVITCTPSYFIHLAERAQEMGIDLRKLPIRVGILGAEPWSEGLRKHAEESGGIKAYDIYGLSEIIGPGVACECAMQEGLHIFEDHFYPEIINPETGELMPPGKEGELVLTTLSKSAMPLLRYRTRDMTCLIPEQCGCGRTVCRMDRIGRRSDDMFIIRGVNVYPSQVEAAILTIKGTVPHYQIVLTRDKGLDQMEVRFEVTPEMFGDTVGSVETVQRKLCQAIENTVGVRAKVTLVEPHSIERSQGKAKRVIDKREG, encoded by the coding sequence ATGAAGACCGAAAAATATGTATGCGGAGGCGGGTTTCACCCGGCGAGCGCACCGGATTACTTGCCGGAACGCCAGTTGCGGGAACTGCAGCTGGCACGGCTGAAGTTCATCGTAAAACGCTCGTATGAAAACGTCCCATTCCACCGGCAGCGGATGGAACAGAAGGGCGTCACCCCCGACGATATCAAGTCCATCGAAGACATTGCCAAACTTCATTTCACCATGAAAGACGACCTGCGCGACGCGTATCCGTTTGGGCTTTTCGCGAGTCCTATGGAAGACGTGGTGCGGCTGCATGCCTCCAGCGGCACCACCGGCAAGCCCACCGTCGTGGCTTACACCCAGGAAGACATTGATGTATGGGCCAGCGTCGTAGTGCGCTCCCTGGCGTGTTGCGGATGCCGCCGGGGCGACATCGTCCAGAACGCCTACGGGTACGGCCTGTTCACCGGCGGTCTCGGGCTCCATTACGGGGCCGAAGCCATGGGCGCCTCGGTTATTCCTATTTCCGGCGGGAACACCGACCGCCAGATCATGATCATGAAAGATTTTGGCTCGAACGTGATTACGTGCACCCCCAGTTACTTCATCCATCTGGCCGAACGCGCTCAGGAAATGGGCATCGACCTGCGCAAGCTGCCCATTCGCGTCGGAATACTCGGCGCCGAACCATGGAGCGAGGGGCTGCGAAAACACGCCGAGGAAAGCGGCGGCATCAAGGCCTACGACATCTACGGCCTGTCCGAAATCATCGGCCCGGGCGTCGCCTGCGAGTGTGCCATGCAGGAAGGGCTGCACATTTTCGAGGACCACTTCTATCCTGAGATCATCAACCCCGAGACCGGCGAACTCATGCCCCCGGGAAAGGAAGGCGAACTCGTGCTGACCACGCTCAGCAAGAGCGCCATGCCCCTGCTGCGCTACCGCACGCGCGACATGACCTGCTTGATCCCGGAACAGTGCGGGTGCGGGCGCACCGTCTGCCGCATGGATCGCATCGGCCGCCGCAGCGACGACATGTTCATCATTCGCGGCGTTAACGTGTATCCGTCACAGGTCGAAGCGGCGATTCTCACCATCAAAGGTACGGTGCCCCATTACCAGATCGTCCTCACACGCGACAAAGGCCTTGACCAGATGGAAGTCCGGTTTGAGGTCACCCCCGAGATGTTCGGCGACACCGTGGGCTCGGTCGAGACGGTGCAGCGCAAACTCTGTCAGGCCATTGAAAACACCGTCGGCGTCCGGGCCAAGGTCACCTTGGTCGAACCGCATTCCATCGAGCGCAGCCAGGGCAAGGCCAAGCGCGTTATCGACAAACGGGAAGGCTGA
- a CDS encoding 2-oxoacid:acceptor oxidoreductase family protein, whose amino-acid sequence MHNLKPVTNVIIAGLGGQGVVKASDILTGAVFAAGNDVKKSEIHGMSQRGGSVASDVRFGEKVLSPMVPPGEADYILVLTEDEADAVEDQLKEGGILLTPENLPGYIDEDADEDEDKETRLRLRSMNVALLGALSSFLDVPDDRWREAMHANLPQRTWEFNEKMFLLGRELVQV is encoded by the coding sequence ATGCACAACCTGAAACCCGTTACAAACGTCATTATCGCCGGGCTGGGCGGCCAGGGCGTCGTGAAAGCCTCGGACATCTTGACCGGTGCCGTGTTCGCCGCGGGCAACGACGTCAAGAAGAGCGAAATCCACGGCATGAGCCAACGGGGCGGTTCCGTGGCCAGCGATGTACGGTTCGGAGAAAAAGTCCTCAGTCCAATGGTGCCGCCCGGAGAAGCCGACTACATTCTTGTTCTCACGGAGGACGAGGCCGATGCCGTCGAGGACCAGCTCAAGGAAGGCGGCATCCTGCTGACCCCCGAGAACTTGCCTGGCTACATCGATGAAGATGCCGATGAAGATGAAGACAAGGAAACCCGGCTCCGGTTGCGCAGCATGAACGTAGCTTTGCTTGGAGCGCTCAGCTCGTTTCTGGACGTGCCGGACGACCGGTGGCGCGAGGCCATGCACGCCAATCTTCCTCAAAGAACATGGGAATTCAATGAGAAGATGTTCCTATTGGGCCGCGAACTCGTGCAGGTGTAA
- a CDS encoding thiamine pyrophosphate-dependent enzyme: MSDSTERLLLSGNAAVARAALDCGVRFGAGYPGTPSTEILEEFSALGGHAEWAPNEKVALEVAIGAAFGGAAALVTMKHVGLNVAADPFFTVAYTGVPGALVIVSADDPGMHSSQNEQDNRHYARAAGIPMLEPSDSQEAYTLAREAFQLSHRHQIPVMLRMTTRTSHSQTAVRRSAPVTITQPASYQRDIKARVMIPGYARPAHRKLRAKLAAIEQENETSSLNYVVEGDGSLGIIASGISYMHAREAAPEASFLKLTTTYPLPFTLIRKFAASVDRCIVIEEGDPYLVESIRANGIPVEGKEQGYRFGELNVGLVRGILAQEPAPAPAAPKSKPPQLCPGCPHRTVFATLARQNCIVTGDIGCYTLGVLPPFEAMDTCICMGASIGVGLGLRHVLPPEEARRVVSVIGDSTFVHSGITGLVEMAYNPPPTGHLLLIVDNGTTAMTGLQEHPGTGRALDHSPSAKLSFEGLAKAIGISRVYVIDPTQDMKAFADLVRECLDSGELAVIIARRPCLLSEKKLAATERAAISEKCTT, translated from the coding sequence ATGTCGGACTCTACGGAGCGGCTGCTCCTCAGCGGGAACGCTGCCGTCGCCCGCGCAGCCCTTGATTGCGGCGTTCGCTTCGGTGCCGGTTACCCGGGCACCCCATCGACTGAAATACTCGAAGAGTTCTCCGCATTGGGCGGTCATGCCGAGTGGGCCCCCAACGAGAAGGTGGCCCTAGAGGTCGCAATCGGCGCCGCCTTCGGAGGAGCCGCGGCCCTGGTCACGATGAAGCACGTAGGCCTCAACGTGGCGGCCGACCCTTTCTTTACCGTCGCGTACACCGGTGTGCCGGGCGCGCTTGTGATAGTCTCCGCCGACGATCCGGGCATGCACAGCAGCCAAAACGAGCAGGATAACAGGCACTACGCCAGAGCCGCGGGCATCCCGATGCTTGAACCTTCGGATTCCCAGGAAGCGTACACGTTGGCCCGCGAAGCGTTTCAGCTCTCACACCGGCATCAGATTCCGGTCATGTTGCGCATGACTACGCGCACCTCCCATTCCCAAACGGCAGTAAGGCGCTCGGCCCCCGTTACCATTACGCAACCGGCATCCTACCAACGTGATATCAAGGCGCGCGTGATGATTCCCGGCTATGCGCGGCCCGCTCACCGCAAGCTCCGTGCAAAACTGGCCGCCATTGAACAAGAAAACGAAACGTCTTCGCTGAATTACGTCGTGGAAGGCGACGGTTCGTTGGGCATTATTGCTTCCGGCATATCCTACATGCACGCACGGGAAGCCGCGCCCGAAGCATCTTTTCTCAAACTCACGACCACGTATCCACTGCCGTTCACCTTGATTCGCAAGTTCGCCGCAAGCGTAGACCGCTGTATCGTCATCGAAGAGGGCGACCCGTATCTTGTCGAGAGCATTCGTGCCAACGGCATCCCTGTCGAGGGCAAGGAGCAGGGATATCGCTTCGGAGAACTCAACGTCGGATTGGTGAGAGGCATTCTTGCTCAAGAGCCGGCCCCTGCTCCCGCCGCGCCGAAAAGCAAACCGCCGCAACTCTGCCCGGGCTGCCCCCATCGCACCGTGTTCGCTACACTTGCGCGGCAGAACTGCATCGTTACCGGCGACATAGGCTGCTACACCCTGGGGGTATTGCCGCCCTTCGAAGCGATGGATACCTGCATCTGCATGGGCGCCAGCATCGGCGTCGGACTCGGCCTCCGCCACGTGCTGCCACCCGAAGAGGCAAGGCGGGTCGTCAGCGTCATTGGCGACAGCACCTTCGTCCACAGCGGCATCACGGGGCTGGTCGAGATGGCCTACAATCCGCCGCCAACCGGACACCTGCTCCTGATCGTCGATAATGGCACTACGGCCATGACCGGCCTCCAGGAACATCCCGGAACGGGACGAGCGCTTGACCATTCGCCCTCCGCGAAGTTATCGTTTGAAGGGCTGGCAAAAGCCATTGGGATTAGCCGGGTCTATGTGATTGATCCGACCCAGGACATGAAGGCGTTCGCGGACCTCGTCCGCGAGTGCCTTGACAGCGGTGAGTTGGCGGTTATCATAGCGCGCAGGCCCTGCCTTCTCTCCGAAAAGAAACTGGCGGCTACCGAGCGCGCGGCAATTTCCGAAAAATGCACAACCTGA
- a CDS encoding sulfotransferase, translating to MRVPLLFVISAPRSGSTMLERMLESHSKILGGPEPHLLTPLAHLGLWANVDKAAYDHVLAAEAQKLFVQKLPEGEQDYWDACRAYCDVLYGRLLASSGKEICLDKTPAYALILPFLMKVFPDAKYVVLTRHPLATFSSYANSFFDGDYAQAQNYNPILNRYVPAMAEFLRQDAVGHFHVRYEDLVKDPETWMGKMYEYIGVPFERETIDYGGNDSGGKREGLGDPIGVAQHARPQTGSIKKWVSELAHSPDKMSLMREVIASINPNDLAAIGYPIESLWKPLEEAGENVRPPKGSKLTRYRVQRKLIVGLRSWARKGGLFRKLLEKARLACNVLLRD from the coding sequence ATGCGTGTGCCGCTTCTTTTTGTAATCAGCGCTCCCCGTTCGGGCAGTACCATGCTCGAGCGGATGCTCGAATCGCACTCCAAGATTCTCGGTGGGCCGGAGCCCCACCTGCTTACGCCGCTGGCCCATCTGGGGCTGTGGGCTAATGTCGATAAGGCGGCCTACGACCACGTGTTGGCGGCAGAGGCGCAGAAGCTGTTTGTCCAGAAACTCCCGGAGGGGGAGCAGGACTACTGGGACGCGTGCCGGGCCTATTGCGATGTGCTTTACGGCCGGTTGCTGGCATCCAGCGGGAAAGAAATCTGTCTTGACAAGACTCCGGCCTATGCGTTGATTCTGCCCTTTCTGATGAAGGTGTTTCCCGATGCGAAATACGTGGTTTTGACGCGGCACCCCCTGGCCACATTTTCCTCCTACGCGAATTCCTTTTTCGACGGCGACTACGCCCAAGCCCAGAACTATAACCCGATTTTGAACCGCTACGTGCCTGCCATGGCGGAGTTTCTGCGCCAGGATGCGGTCGGTCATTTCCACGTGCGCTATGAGGACTTGGTCAAGGATCCCGAGACATGGATGGGCAAGATGTATGAGTATATCGGGGTTCCCTTCGAGCGGGAGACCATCGATTACGGCGGGAATGACAGCGGGGGCAAGCGCGAGGGACTTGGCGACCCTATCGGAGTGGCGCAGCACGCACGGCCTCAGACCGGCTCGATCAAGAAGTGGGTATCCGAGCTGGCGCACAGTCCTGATAAGATGAGCTTGATGCGCGAAGTGATCGCATCCATTAACCCGAATGACCTCGCGGCCATCGGCTACCCGATCGAGTCGCTTTGGAAACCTCTCGAAGAGGCGGGGGAAAACGTCCGCCCTCCCAAGGGTTCGAAGCTGACGCGCTACCGCGTCCAGCGCAAACTGATCGTGGGGTTGCGGTCCTGGGCGCGGAAAGGTGGTCTTTTCCGCAAGCTCCTTGAGAAAGCGCGTTTGGCCTGTAACGTATTGTTAAGGGATTAG
- a CDS encoding thiazole synthase encodes MTENKLIVAGRTIRSRLFVGTGKFPSSTALKACLDACDAEIVTVALRRVDLSKPGDDSILTVIDRERHLLLPNTSGARDAAEAVRLAKLARAAGLEPWVKLELTPEPRYLLPDPIETLKATELLVKEGFTVLPYIQADPVLAKKLEEAGAATVMPLGAPIGSNRGLRTYDMIRIIIEQATVPVVVDAGLGAPSHAAAAMEMGADAVLVNTALADAADHAAMARAFAMATEAGRAAYLAGLGPERTSAEATSPLTGFLRTEG; translated from the coding sequence ATGACCGAAAACAAGCTTATCGTCGCGGGACGGACTATTCGTTCCCGTTTGTTCGTTGGCACCGGGAAATTCCCCTCGAGCACCGCATTGAAAGCGTGCCTCGATGCATGCGACGCTGAAATCGTGACCGTTGCTCTGCGGCGGGTCGACTTGAGTAAACCCGGCGATGACAGCATTTTGACCGTCATCGACCGCGAACGCCACCTGCTTCTGCCCAACACATCCGGAGCGAGGGACGCCGCCGAAGCGGTGCGGCTCGCAAAACTCGCCCGGGCAGCGGGCCTTGAACCTTGGGTGAAACTTGAGCTTACGCCCGAACCCCGGTATTTGCTGCCGGACCCCATCGAGACCCTCAAGGCCACTGAACTCCTTGTAAAAGAAGGTTTTACGGTGCTTCCATACATCCAGGCAGACCCCGTATTGGCAAAAAAACTCGAAGAGGCCGGAGCGGCTACGGTCATGCCTCTGGGGGCGCCGATCGGGAGTAACCGGGGTTTGCGCACGTACGACATGATCCGCATCATCATCGAACAGGCTACCGTGCCGGTGGTGGTTGACGCGGGCCTGGGGGCCCCGTCCCACGCGGCCGCCGCCATGGAGATGGGCGCCGACGCCGTGTTGGTCAACACCGCCCTGGCCGATGCCGCCGACCACGCGGCCATGGCCCGCGCATTTGCCATGGCTACGGAAGCAGGCCGAGCCGCCTACTTGGCAGGATTGGGGCCCGAACGCACCAGTGCGGAAGCAACCTCTCCGTTGACCGGCTTCCTGCGCACTGAAGGATGA
- a CDS encoding HesA/MoeB/ThiF family protein produces the protein MLSQEQRERYERNILVPGIGESGQRRLLDAGVCIVGLGGLGSAAALYLAAAGLGRLGLVDPDVLELSNLQRQVVHTTARLGMNKAESAAMTLRALNPDCGLQVMPVRITKDNAPGLLTAYDVVVEATDSFSAKFLVNDVCLEYGKPFATAGILALSGQMMFVVPGRTPCLRCAVSDEPLGVPTTNEQGVLGAVPGVLGSLEALAVVRYLAGLWKPQSDGAGAVHSIDGENLRWRTTRLPRNTKCCCAPSWSST, from the coding sequence ATGCTCAGCCAGGAACAACGCGAGAGGTACGAGCGGAATATTCTGGTCCCCGGTATCGGCGAGAGCGGCCAACGGCGTCTGCTGGACGCCGGCGTCTGCATCGTCGGGCTGGGCGGCCTTGGGAGCGCCGCGGCTCTGTATCTGGCTGCCGCAGGACTTGGACGCCTGGGACTTGTCGATCCGGACGTCCTGGAATTGTCTAACCTGCAGCGCCAGGTAGTGCACACAACCGCCCGGCTTGGCATGAACAAGGCCGAGTCAGCCGCAATGACGCTGCGCGCGCTCAATCCCGACTGTGGATTGCAGGTTATGCCGGTTCGTATCACGAAAGACAACGCGCCCGGACTCTTGACCGCGTACGATGTGGTTGTTGAGGCTACGGACAGTTTTTCGGCGAAGTTTCTTGTCAACGACGTGTGCCTCGAATATGGGAAGCCTTTCGCGACCGCAGGCATTCTCGCCTTGTCGGGGCAGATGATGTTCGTCGTGCCCGGGCGGACCCCGTGCTTGCGGTGCGCCGTGTCGGACGAGCCACTGGGCGTGCCCACCACCAATGAACAGGGCGTTTTGGGCGCTGTTCCGGGCGTGCTGGGCAGTCTCGAGGCCTTGGCTGTGGTGCGATACCTGGCAGGATTGTGGAAACCCCAATCCGACGGGGCCGGTGCCGTACATAGTATCGACGGCGAAAACCTCCGATGGCGGACCACCCGGCTTCCCCGAAACACGAAGTGCTGCTGCGCACCTTCATGGAGTTCTACATGA
- a CDS encoding CocE/NonD family hydrolase, with product MTRFLAAAAFVSALVACSAYAARVTLTGTVTDEKTGQPIFDAEVGAVRSVSLRPDDASRAVPVESSVHTDSAGRYRFEVDSATAGLEKVLVFTRSVGYVNELYDDVTYTGRAPLNGDAAKPGIVQIDARADVQGIDFALEPAAISAKTTHMLAMKDGARLATDVYLPQGPGPWPVVLVRTTYDKNENHRGLELTDAGFAAVVQDCRGTHGSEGVFHGFMDDGWGENKDGYETVQWILQQPWCNGRIATTGGSALGITQNMLAGSVPPGLTCQYVVVAASDLYSQGLFHQGAFRKRLAEGWMAGRGEAAFDYLREQLMKQPLYSDDFWAYVNFETRHHLVNWPILNRGGWYDIFLRGTINNFVNIQHNGKPGAAGKQRLIIGPYGHGKGDGGFVWPENRTHPHAHMSSNSEGAWFSHWLKDAPNAVTNEPAVCYYVLGDVDAPDGPGNTWRFADDWPVPSTPVRYYFHEGGTLDTVAPGPGEKPNTYVFDPANPVPTLGGANLSGTRGPYDQRPVESRPDVILFTTPALDAPIEVTGTILVKLWASSSAVDTDFTAKLCDVYPDGRSMIVCDGIVRARHRNTMRKEEFLTPNKAYEFTIDLWETCIAFNTGHRIRIAVSSSNFDRFDVNPNTGEPFYRHTHLISATNTIFHDAERPSYVLLPVTSAVKH from the coding sequence TTGACGAGATTTCTCGCGGCGGCTGCGTTTGTATCCGCTCTTGTTGCCTGCTCAGCCTACGCTGCCCGCGTTACGCTGACCGGGACGGTCACTGACGAGAAGACGGGCCAACCGATCTTTGACGCGGAAGTCGGGGCGGTTCGGAGCGTCAGCCTTCGACCAGACGACGCTTCTCGGGCGGTTCCTGTGGAGTCATCGGTCCACACCGATTCCGCGGGCCGTTACCGATTCGAGGTGGACAGCGCGACAGCCGGACTCGAAAAGGTCCTTGTTTTCACTCGCTCCGTGGGCTATGTCAACGAACTCTACGACGATGTCACATATACCGGCAGGGCCCCTCTCAACGGGGACGCAGCGAAGCCGGGTATCGTACAGATTGACGCCCGCGCGGATGTGCAAGGTATTGATTTCGCGCTTGAACCTGCCGCGATTTCGGCCAAGACGACCCATATGCTCGCCATGAAAGATGGCGCGCGCCTCGCAACCGACGTCTACCTGCCGCAGGGGCCGGGCCCATGGCCGGTGGTCCTCGTACGGACCACGTACGATAAGAACGAGAATCATCGCGGTCTCGAATTGACGGATGCGGGCTTTGCCGCGGTCGTACAGGATTGCCGCGGCACCCATGGGTCCGAGGGCGTATTCCACGGTTTCATGGACGACGGGTGGGGAGAAAACAAGGACGGCTACGAGACGGTGCAGTGGATTCTTCAGCAGCCGTGGTGCAATGGCAGAATTGCCACAACAGGCGGCTCGGCTCTGGGCATCACCCAAAACATGTTGGCAGGAAGTGTGCCGCCGGGTCTCACCTGCCAATATGTGGTCGTAGCGGCCTCCGACCTGTACAGTCAGGGCCTCTTCCACCAGGGCGCGTTCCGTAAACGGTTGGCAGAGGGCTGGATGGCGGGCCGTGGGGAGGCTGCGTTCGATTATCTGCGTGAGCAGCTCATGAAGCAGCCGCTCTACAGCGACGACTTCTGGGCCTATGTCAATTTCGAGACGCGCCACCACCTGGTCAATTGGCCTATCCTGAACAGGGGCGGTTGGTATGACATCTTCCTGCGTGGGACCATCAACAATTTCGTGAATATTCAGCACAACGGCAAACCTGGCGCGGCAGGCAAGCAGAGACTCATCATAGGACCGTATGGCCACGGGAAAGGGGATGGCGGTTTCGTATGGCCGGAGAACAGGACGCATCCACATGCTCACATGTCATCCAACAGCGAAGGCGCTTGGTTTAGTCATTGGCTGAAGGATGCACCGAACGCCGTCACGAATGAGCCAGCCGTCTGCTATTACGTTCTTGGTGACGTGGATGCCCCGGACGGGCCCGGTAACACGTGGCGTTTTGCCGACGACTGGCCGGTGCCCAGCACGCCAGTGCGGTACTACTTCCACGAGGGCGGCACGCTCGACACCGTTGCCCCGGGTCCTGGCGAGAAACCCAATACGTATGTATTCGACCCGGCAAATCCCGTTCCTACACTCGGCGGCGCCAACCTTTCCGGGACCCGTGGCCCATACGACCAGCGCCCCGTCGAGTCCCGGCCGGACGTTATCCTGTTCACCACGCCGGCTCTGGATGCGCCTATCGAGGTCACCGGCACCATTCTCGTGAAGCTTTGGGCATCCAGTTCCGCGGTCGACACGGATTTCACCGCGAAGCTGTGTGACGTCTACCCGGACGGACGGTCCATGATTGTATGTGACGGGATTGTGCGGGCGCGTCACCGCAATACCATGCGCAAAGAAGAGTTTCTGACTCCCAACAAGGCCTACGAGTTCACAATAGACCTTTGGGAGACCTGCATCGCTTTTAACACAGGGCATCGCATTCGAATTGCTGTTTCGAGCAGCAACTTCGACCGTTTTGATGTTAATCCCAACACGGGGGAGCCTTTCTATCGCCATACTCATTTGATATCGGCGACAAACACGATTTTCCACGATGCCGAACGTCCCTCGTACGTCCTCCTTCCGGTTACAAGCGCCGTAAAGCATTGA
- a CDS encoding GYD domain-containing protein translates to MTTFFMFGEYSAESVREVTAERTKEAVALFESFGGKVKDMYALLGPYDLVFIVDLPGTQEAMKASVKLSKATGITFMSCPAMTVEHFDKLMSEM, encoded by the coding sequence ATGACGACGTTCTTCATGTTTGGCGAGTACAGCGCCGAGTCGGTGCGCGAAGTCACCGCTGAACGAACAAAAGAAGCGGTAGCTCTCTTTGAAAGTTTCGGCGGGAAGGTCAAGGATATGTACGCGCTTCTCGGGCCGTACGATTTGGTGTTCATCGTTGACCTGCCGGGGACTCAGGAGGCCATGAAAGCTTCTGTAAAACTCTCGAAGGCAACAGGAATCACCTTCATGAGTTGCCCGGCCATGACTGTGGAGCATTTCGACAAACTCATGTCCGAGATGTAA
- the hemW gene encoding radical SAM family heme chaperone HemW → MIGIYIHVPYCRTLCPYCDFNRVRIDGTPPEAFVDALVVEIEAFDARDRAETVFLGGGTPSLLLPGQLERILQAVRRRFELPDPEITVEANPDDVTESLADAWRAAGVNRVSLGVQSFDDASLRYLGRRHNAEAARAACRIVAERFGNWSMDLISGVPPVSSWEPTLAECAGFSPPHVSCYGLTYESGTPFGARAHEAIDEDLALECYRRSRELLRDYERYEVSNFARPGYECRHNLYYWRNGEYAGFGPGAYSFIDGTRTMNEVSPGAYVKRPGQKAEVVRLSDREVRIETLIQHFRLREGLGYQEYSERFGRSLEEDFGFVLKELVARGLLQEHGGRLQPTERGFELNNEIGLALVD, encoded by the coding sequence GTGATCGGCATATATATCCACGTGCCCTATTGCCGCACGTTGTGTCCCTACTGCGATTTCAACCGTGTGCGCATAGACGGAACACCGCCGGAAGCGTTTGTTGACGCTCTCGTGGTCGAGATCGAGGCGTTTGACGCGCGCGACAGGGCTGAGACGGTGTTCCTGGGCGGGGGAACCCCATCCCTGCTGCTGCCGGGCCAGCTCGAGCGCATTCTGCAGGCAGTTCGGCGCCGCTTCGAGCTTCCCGACCCCGAGATTACGGTCGAGGCCAACCCGGACGATGTCACGGAGTCCCTTGCTGATGCGTGGCGGGCCGCGGGCGTCAACCGTGTGAGCCTCGGGGTTCAGAGTTTTGACGACGCGTCACTGCGGTATCTCGGGCGAAGGCACAACGCGGAGGCGGCGCGCGCGGCCTGCAGGATTGTCGCGGAGCGGTTTGGCAACTGGAGCATGGACCTGATTTCCGGGGTCCCGCCGGTGTCTTCCTGGGAACCCACCCTGGCCGAATGCGCGGGCTTTTCTCCGCCGCACGTTTCCTGTTACGGGCTGACTTACGAATCGGGGACGCCGTTCGGGGCGCGGGCTCACGAAGCCATAGACGAGGACTTAGCCCTCGAATGTTACCGTCGCAGCCGCGAACTGTTGAGGGACTATGAGCGGTACGAAGTGTCCAATTTCGCGCGTCCGGGGTATGAATGCCGCCACAATCTCTACTATTGGCGCAACGGGGAGTATGCTGGGTTTGGTCCGGGCGCTTATTCTTTCATCGATGGTACCCGTACGATGAACGAGGTGTCGCCCGGAGCCTATGTGAAAAGGCCCGGTCAAAAGGCAGAGGTGGTACGGTTATCTGACCGCGAGGTGCGCATAGAGACCCTGATTCAACATTTCCGGCTGCGGGAGGGCCTGGGGTATCAAGAGTATTCGGAGCGTTTCGGGCGGAGCCTCGAAGAGGATTTTGGGTTCGTTTTGAAAGAGTTGGTGGCTCGAGGCCTTCTCCAAGAACACGGCGGCCGGCTTCAGCCCACCGAGCGGGGTTTTGAACTCAACAATGAGATTGGGTTGGCGCTGGTGGATTGA